A genomic stretch from Telopea speciosissima isolate NSW1024214 ecotype Mountain lineage chromosome 7, Tspe_v1, whole genome shotgun sequence includes:
- the LOC122668281 gene encoding probable leucine-rich repeat receptor-like protein kinase At1g35710 translates to MKPLCLLLLWATSIASSTSSLRVVAFASASINNYGFDHQREAMEALLQWKSSLILLPYNNSRPLLPSWTLQMMAANRSSSNNNRCKWEGITCNEATGVITIISLSRMDLKVTIDILVQLPFRNFTSRTILCLYSNGLTGSIPMSFGNLTSLTVLSLHSNSLSGSIPASFGHLTSLTILYLYTNSLSGSIPASFGNLRSLIELDLSDNSLTGSIPASLGNMRSLALLHLFDNSLSGSIPASFGHLTSLTELYLSENNLTGSITTSLGNLTSLTILYFLSGSIPASFGNLRSLTKLDLSENNLTSSIPASLGNIRSLAILHLFDNSLSGSILTSFGHLRSLTELYLSENNLTGSILASFGNLRSLTELDLSENNLTSSIPASLGNLTSLTILYLYSNGLTGSILTSFGNLTSLTVLSLHSNSLSGSIPASFGHLTSLTSNWFNTYFFWKFEQAKLLTPV, encoded by the exons ATGAAACCACTCTGCCTCCTCCTCTTATGGGCAACGTCCAttgcttcttctacttcttcattAAGAGTTGTAGCTTTTGCTTCCGCTTCCATTAATAATTATGGTTTTGATCATCAACGAGAAGCAATGGAGGCTCTCCTTCAATGGAAGTCCagccttattcttcttccttataACAATTCCCGTCCACTACTCCCTTCATGGACACTACAGATGATGGCAGCAAAcagaagcagcagcaacaacaaccgATGCAAGTGGGAGGGAATTACTTGCAATGAGGCAACTGGAGTCATCACCATCATAAGCCTCTCCCGCATGGATTTGAAAG TAACAATTGATATTCTGGTTCAATTGCCTTTTAGAAACTTCACATCTCGTACTATACTTTGTTTGTATAGCAACGGTCTCACTGGTTCAATTCCGATGTCTTTTGGAAACTTGACATCTCTTACTGTACTTAGTTTGCATAGCAACAGTCTCAGTGGTTCAATCCCTGCTTCTTTTGGACACTTGACATCTCTTACTATACTTTATTTGTACACCAACAGTCTAAGTGGTTCAATTCCGGCCTCTTTTGGAAACTTGAGATCTCTTATTGAACTTGATTTGAGTGACAATAGTCTCACCGGCTCAATTCCTGCATCTTTGGGAAACATGAGATCTCTTGCACTTCTTCATTTGTTTGACAACAGTCTCAGTGGTTCAATCCCTGCTTCTTTTGGACACTTGACATCTCTTACTGAACTTTATTTGAGTGAGAATAATCTCACTGGCTCAATTACTACGTCTTTGGGAAACTTGACATCTCTTACTATACTTTATTT TCTCAGCGGTTCAATTCCTGCTTCTTTTGGAAACTTGAGATCTCTTACTAAACTTGATTTGAGTGAGAATAATCTCACCAGCTCAATTCCTGCGTCTTTGGGAAACATAAGATCTCTTGCAATTCTTCATTTGTTTGACAACAGTCTCAGTGGTTCAATCCTTACTTCTTTTGGACACTTGAGATCTCTTACTGAACTTTATTTGAGTGAGAATAATCTCACCGGCTCAATTCTTGCTTCTTTTGGAAACTTGAGATCTCTTACTGAACTTGATTTGAGTGAGAATAACCTCACCAGCTCAATTCCTGCGTCTTTGGGAAACTTGACATCTCTTACTATACTTTATTTGTATAGCAACGGTCTCACTGGTTCAATTCTGACGTCTTTTGGAAACTTGACATCTCTTACTGTACTTAGTTTGCATAGCAATAGTCTCAGTGGTTCAATCCCTGCTTCTTTTGGACACTTGACATCTcttact TCTAACTGGTTCAATACCTACTTCTTTTGGAAATTTGAGCAAGCTAAACTTCTTACACCTGTATAA
- the LOC122668282 gene encoding dnaJ homolog subfamily B member 5-like yields MGEHHTRSPLDSNSILGVPKGASIKDVCKAYKSLVTKWYPEHKNSTSSKTDDEDSKLKALNEAYFEALRKKQDNGGGDHLFNQYGRSVDDQFYTPSFLSSTPNRRCQTPSPVSSPLSRNVSRKGSSTTPNSPSEVSLSRSTSRSSTISTSPNEPPPISRSKSSTSRRNATNIPISPKEPPLLRSMSKKSNSTPIMFSFSNTRTKPPPIEKQLACTLEELLNGCTKKIKVTRDVITNTGLIVQEEEMLRIKVKPGWKKGTKITFEAMGDEKPGFLPADIIFLIAEKRHPIFKREDNDLVLSIELPLVKALTGCTLSIPLLGGEKMGLSLDEIVHPGYIKIIPGKGMPDPKENGKRGDLRLKFRINFPTQLSDEQRSEVVDVLQNCD; encoded by the exons atgGGAGAACATCATACACGTTCCCCATTAGACTCCAACAGCATCCTTGGTGTTCCAAAAGGTGCCTCCATTAAAGATGTTTGCAAGGCCTACAAATCCCTTGTCACAAAATGGTATCCTGAGCATAAGAATTCTACTTCTAGCAAAACTGATGATGAAGATTCCAAGTTAAAAGCCCTTAATGAAGCCTACTTTGAG GCCCTTCGCAAGAAACAAGATAATGGGGGAGGGGATCATCTCTTTAACCAGTATGGGAGGAGCGTTGATGATCAGTTCTACACACCGTCGTTCCTCTCGAGCACGCCAAATCGGAGATGTCAAACCCCATCTCCGGTTTCGAGTCCACTTTCGAGAAACGTAAGCCGAAAGGGCAGTAGCACCACCCCAAACAGCCCTAGTGAGGTATCGCTCTCGAGAAGCACGAGCCGTAGCAGCACCATTTCCACAAGCCCTAATGAGCCACCACCGATCTCGAGAAGCAAAAGCAGCACAAGCCGAAGGAACGCCACCAACATCCCCATCTCTCCTAAGGAACCACCACTCTTGAGAAGCATGAGCAAAAAGAGCAACTCCACACCTATCATGTTTTCCTTCTCAAATACAAGGACTAAACCCCCACCAATTGAGAAGCAACTAGCTTGTACCCTTGAGGAGTTGTTGAATGGATGCACCAAGAAGATCAAGGTCACTAGAGATGTCATTACCAATACTGG ATTGATTGTTCAAGAAGAGGAGATGCTGAGGATAAAAGTGAAACCCGGATGGAAGAAAGGAACAAAGATTACATTTGAAGCAATGGGAGATGAAAAACCAGGATTTTTACCAGCAGACATCATCTTCTTGATTGCAGAGAAACGACATCCTATATTCAAGAGAGAAGATAATGACTTGGTCTTGTCAATAGAGCTTCCATTAGTAAAGGCCCTCACTGGTTGCACCCTCTCTATTCCTCTCTTGGGTGGAGAGAAGATGGGTTTGTCCCTGGATGAGATTGTTCACCCTGGTTACATAAAGATAATCCCAGGCAAAGGCATGCCTGATCCAAAAGAGAATGGAAAAAGAGGAGATCTGAGACTCAAATTCCGTATCAATTTCCCAACACAGTTGAGCGATGAACAACGCTCTGAAGTTGTTGATGTTCTTCAAAAttgtgattaa
- the LOC122667952 gene encoding 60S acidic ribosomal protein P2-like isoform X2 gives MKVVAAYLLAVLGGNTSPSADDLKNILGSVGADADEDKIELLLSEVKGKDITELIASGREKLASVPAGGGGAAIAVAASGGGGGAGAAVAAEEPKKEEKVEEKEESDDDMGFSLFD, from the exons ATGAAGGTTGTCGCCGCATATTTGCTCGCTGTGTTGGGTGGCAACACCAGCCCTTCCGCAGATGATTTGAAGAATATCCTCGGATCAG TTGGTGCTGATGCTGATGAGGATAAGATTGAGTTGCTCCTCTCTGAAGTTAAGGGAAAAGACATTACAGAGCTTATTGCATCTGGAAGGGAAAAGTTGGCTTCAGTTCCTGCTGGTGGAGGAGGTGCCGCCATTGCCGTAGCTGCTAgtggcggcggcggcggtgCTGGTGCTGCAGTTGCTGCagaagaaccaaagaaagaagaaaaagttgaagagaaagaggagtcTGATGAT GACATGGGCTTCAGTCTTTTCGACTAA
- the LOC122667950 gene encoding aldehyde dehydrogenase family 3 member H1-like, which translates to MAGEKELKKQRFDNDAAASLMKELRTTYASGKTKSYEWRVAQLKGIAMLVSEKENEIVEALYTDLSKPETEAHVTEISMAKSACNHALKDLKQWMKPEKVKGSILTFPSSAEIVSEPLGVVLVIAPWNYPFLLAIDPVIGAIAAGNAVVLKPSEVSPATSSFFAKYLEEYVDRSAVRVVEGNVDETTALLEQNWDKIFYTGNGKVGRIIMAAAAKHLTPVVLELGGKSPLIVDSNVNLEVAARRIVAGKWGSNSGQTCVSPDYIITTKAFAPTLIDAMKNTLEQFFGKDPKESKDMSRIVNSNHFARLTQLLDEDKVSSKIIHGGQRDEKRLYISPTILLDAPEDSKIMNEEIFGPLLPIVTVDKVENSFDVINSKPKPLAAYLFSNNKKLEEEFVSTISAGGMLINDTIVHLANPSLPFGGVGESGTGSYHGKFSFEAFSHKKAVLHRGFGGDAPMRYPPYTPAKQRLLKALLEGSIFGIIRALIGWPRV; encoded by the exons ATGGCGGGTGAGAAGGAGCTCAAGAAGCAGAGATTCGATAACGACGCCGCTGCATCGCTCATGAAAGAACTTAGAACCACCTACGCATCCGGCAAGACAAAGAGCTATGAATGGAGAGTAGCGCAGCTGAAGGGCATCGCCATGCTAGTTTCTGAAAAGGAGAACGAAATCGTCGAAGCTCTCTATACGGACCTTTCGAAGCCGGAAACTGAAGCACATGTCACCGAG ATTTCAATGGCAAAGTCTGCATGTAATCATGCGCTGAAGGACTTAAAACAATGGATGAAGCCAGAAAAG GTCAAGGGTTCAATTTTAACGTTCCCATCATCTGCAGAAATTGTGTCGGAACCACTTGGCGTCGTATTGGTTATTGCACCTTGGAACTATCCTTTCT TGTTAGCTATTGATCCAGTCATAGGTGCTATTGCGGCTGGCAATGCTGTGGTCTTAAAACCATCAGAAGTTTCTCCAGCAACATCCTCATTTTTCGCGAAGTACTTAGAAGAGTATGTAGACAGATCTGCCGTTAGAGTTGTTGAGGGGAATGTTGATGAAACAACTGCCTTGCTGGAGCAGAACTGGGATAAAATTTTCTATACAG GTAATGGAAAGGTGGGACGTATTATTATGGCTGCTGCTGCAAAGCACCTCACACCTGTGGTTTTGGAGCTTGGAGGAAAATCTCCTCTAATTGTTGATTCAAATGTCAACTTGGAG GTTGCGGCTAGAAGGATAGTTGCTGGAAAGTGGGGAAGCAATAGTGGACAAACCTGCGTGTCTCCAGATTACATTATAACCACAAAAGCTTTTGCTCCTACATTG ATCGATGCTATGAAGAATACATTGGAACAATTTTTTGGGAAGGATCCGAAGGAATCAAAAGATATGTCCCGCATTGTGAACTCCAACCATTTTGCACGCTTGACACAGCTCTTGGACGAGGATAAGGTTTCAAGTAAGATAATCCATGGAGGTCAACGGGATGAGAAACGATT ATATATTTCCCCCACCATCTTATTGGATGCTCCAGAAGACTCTAAGATCATGAATGAAGAAATTTTCGGGCCCTTACTTCCCATTGTCACG GTTGACAAGGTGGAAAATAGCTTTGATGTAATTAACTCAAAGCCAAAGCCTCTCGCTGCATATCTCTTCAGCAATAATAAAAAGCTTGAGGAAGAATTTGTGAGTACAATCTCTGCAGGAGGGATGCTCATCAATGACACGATTGTCCAT CTTGCAAATCCCTCTTTACCTTTTGGAGGAGTCGGAGAAAGTGGTACCGGTTCTTACCATGGAAAGTTCTCATTTGAAGCTTTTAGCCACAAGAAGGCAGTTCTGCACCGAGGTTTTGGTGGTGATGCACCCATGAGATATCCTCCATACACCCCTGCAAAACAAAGATTGCTCAAGGCTCTACTTGAGGGCAGTATATTTGGTATAATTCGTGCTTTGATTGGATGGCCTAGGGTTTGA
- the LOC122667952 gene encoding 60S acidic ribosomal protein P2-like isoform X1: MSSTAMKVVAAYLLAVLGGNTSPSADDLKNILGSVGADADEDKIELLLSEVKGKDITELIASGREKLASVPAGGGGAAIAVAASGGGGGAGAAVAAEEPKKEEKVEEKEESDDDMGFSLFD; this comes from the exons ATGTCTTCAACAGCAATGAAGGTTGTCGCCGCATATTTGCTCGCTGTGTTGGGTGGCAACACCAGCCCTTCCGCAGATGATTTGAAGAATATCCTCGGATCAG TTGGTGCTGATGCTGATGAGGATAAGATTGAGTTGCTCCTCTCTGAAGTTAAGGGAAAAGACATTACAGAGCTTATTGCATCTGGAAGGGAAAAGTTGGCTTCAGTTCCTGCTGGTGGAGGAGGTGCCGCCATTGCCGTAGCTGCTAgtggcggcggcggcggtgCTGGTGCTGCAGTTGCTGCagaagaaccaaagaaagaagaaaaagttgaagagaaagaggagtcTGATGAT GACATGGGCTTCAGTCTTTTCGACTAA